A part of Rhinoderma darwinii isolate aRhiDar2 chromosome 1, aRhiDar2.hap1, whole genome shotgun sequence genomic DNA contains:
- the NPY1R gene encoding neuropeptide Y receptor type 1 translates to MNFSTDYNNQSTNESFFQNMDKLLPIDEGCTLPLAIIFTLSLAYGVVIILGLSGNLALIIIILKQKEMRNVTNILIVNLSFSDLLATIMCLPFTLVYTLMDHWIFGEVMCKLNDYFQCVSVTVSIFSLVLIAVERHQLIINPRGWRPNNRHACFGITAIWIVAMAGSLPFMIYNSLTDEPFRNISIDSYIGKYVCVQEFPKEKFRLSYTTLLFVVQYLGPLFFIFVCYTKIFLRLKRRNNMMDKMRDNKYRSSETKRINIMLFSIVIGFALCWLPFFIFNLVFDWNHEALAICNHDLLFLICHLTAMISTCVNPIFYGFLNKNFQRDLQFFFNFCDFRSREDDYETIAMSTMHTDVSKTSLKQASPIA, encoded by the exons ATGAATTTTTCAACAGATTACAACAACCAGTCAACTAATGAATCATTCTTCCAAAATATGGACAAATTGCTGCCAATAGATGAAGGCTGTACTTTGCCATTGGCAATCATTTTTACATTATCTCTGGCATATGGAGTTGTTATCATACTTGGACTCTCTGGAAATTTGGCtcttattatcattattttaaaacaaaaagAGATGCGCAATGTCACCAATATTCTTATTGTAAATCTCTCATTTTCTGATCTTTTGGCAACAATAATGTGTCTCCCGTTTACTTTGGTTTACACCCTGATGGATCACTGgatttttggagaagtaatgtgtaAGCTGAATGACTATTTTCAGTGTGTTTCAGTCACAGTTTCTATTTTCTCATTGGTCCTAATTGCTGTTGAGCGTCATCAACTCATCATAAATCCTCGTGGCTGGAGACCAAATAACAGACATGCTTGTTTTGGAATCACAGCAATATGGATTGTAGCCATGGCTGGTTCTTTGCCTTTTATGATATACAATTCTCTAACAGATGAACCGTTTCGGAATATAAGCATTGATTCGTACATTGGAAAGTACGTGTGTGTACAAGAGTTCCCAAAGGAAAAATTCAGACTTTCATATACAACTTTGCTATTTGTTGTACAGTACCTTGGAccactcttttttatttttgtctgctATACAAAG atTTTTCTCAGATTAAAAAGACGGAACAACATGATGGATAAGATGAGAGACAATAAGTACAGATCCAGTGAAACAAAGAGAATTAACATCATGCTCTTTTCCATTGTGATTGGATTCGCTTTATGTTGGCTGCCATTTTTCATCTTTAACTTGGTATTTGATTGGAACCATGAGGCACTTGCAATTTGCAACCATGACTTGTTATTTTTGATTTGCCATCTGACAGCAATGATCTCCACTTGTGTTAATCCAATCTTTTATGGTTTTCTCAACAAAAACTTTCAGAGAGACCTACAGTTCTTCTTTAATTTCTGTGATTTTAGATCGCGAGAAGACGATTATGAAACTATAGCTATGTCTACCATGCACACCGATGTTTCTAAAACATCTCTTAAACAAGCAAGCCCAATAGCATAA